The following proteins are co-located in the Brevibacillus laterosporus DSM 25 genome:
- a CDS encoding NCS2 family permease produces MRKYFEFDRHGTTYRREIIAGLTTFLAMAYILAVNPNILSGAGLPPELQAKFPPHDAVFTATALAAAIGTLIMGIVGKLPIGQAPGMGLNAFFAFTAVLTMQIPWQQALAGVFVSCTLFLILSLTGIRSQIIDAIPQNLKNATTAGIGLFIAFMGLKNAGIIVDSPATLVTMGHLSFKEGMDATQILTVKNALLAVFGLLVTGVLLARRIHAGVFVGMLITAVAGMIFGVVELPSQIVSAPPSLAPTLGVALPYLLDPSVIFSQGMFIVVFTFLFVDFFDTTGTLLGVCNQAGLLKDGKLERPGSALASDAVAGMAGALLGTSTTTSYIESTAGVAAGGRTGFTAVVIGFMFLLSLFFFPLLSVITPAVTAPALIIVGVLMASSLRNIEWDKLEESLPAFLTMLMMPLSSSIAAGIACGFIFYPVTKACKGQAREVHPAMYVLFVIFLVYFIWFRE; encoded by the coding sequence GTGCGTAAGTATTTTGAGTTTGATCGACATGGCACCACGTATCGTCGAGAGATTATTGCTGGTTTAACAACCTTCTTGGCAATGGCATATATTTTAGCCGTAAACCCAAACATTTTAAGTGGGGCAGGATTGCCACCAGAATTACAGGCAAAATTCCCTCCACATGATGCCGTGTTTACTGCTACAGCACTGGCAGCGGCTATAGGTACACTTATTATGGGGATTGTCGGTAAATTACCGATCGGTCAAGCACCAGGTATGGGTTTAAATGCGTTCTTCGCCTTTACCGCAGTTCTTACCATGCAGATTCCTTGGCAACAAGCCTTGGCTGGTGTATTTGTTTCTTGTACTTTGTTCCTGATCCTATCTTTAACGGGTATTCGTTCGCAGATTATTGATGCGATTCCGCAGAACCTAAAGAATGCTACAACAGCAGGTATCGGATTATTTATTGCTTTTATGGGTCTGAAAAATGCTGGTATTATCGTAGATTCTCCAGCTACTCTGGTCACAATGGGACATTTAAGCTTTAAAGAAGGCATGGATGCTACTCAAATTCTTACAGTTAAAAATGCGTTGTTAGCAGTCTTTGGATTGCTTGTTACGGGGGTTTTATTAGCAAGACGCATTCACGCTGGAGTATTCGTTGGAATGTTGATCACAGCGGTTGCTGGTATGATTTTTGGAGTGGTAGAGCTTCCTTCACAAATAGTATCTGCTCCACCAAGTTTGGCTCCTACGCTTGGTGTTGCCTTACCATATTTATTAGATCCAAGTGTGATTTTTTCTCAAGGCATGTTCATAGTTGTGTTCACGTTCCTATTTGTTGATTTCTTTGATACAACCGGTACTTTGCTAGGCGTATGCAATCAGGCGGGACTTTTGAAGGATGGTAAGCTGGAGCGTCCTGGATCAGCACTTGCTTCTGATGCTGTTGCTGGAATGGCTGGTGCGCTGTTAGGTACCTCTACAACAACAAGCTACATTGAATCGACTGCTGGTGTGGCAGCAGGTGGTAGAACTGGTTTTACAGCGGTTGTCATTGGATTTATGTTCCTGCTGTCTCTGTTCTTCTTTCCATTACTGTCTGTTATTACTCCCGCTGTTACAGCACCTGCCCTGATTATTGTTGGTGTGTTGATGGCTAGTAGCTTACGTAACATTGAGTGGGATAAATTAGAAGAGTCGTTGCCTGCTTTCCTTACCATGCTGATGATGCCTCTATCTTCTAGCATCGCAGCTGGTATTGCTTGTGGATTCATTTTCTATCCAGTGACTAAAGCATGTAAAGGCCAAGCACGTGAGGTACACCCAGCGATGTATGTACTATTTGTCATCTTCCTGGTTTACTTCATTTGGTTCCGTGAATAG
- the purE gene encoding 5-(carboxyamino)imidazole ribonucleotide mutase, translating to MVAPIVGVIMGSTSDWETMKEACHILEEMQIPYEKQVVSAHRTPDLMFTYAETAQERGLKVIIAGAGGAAHLPGMVAAKTILPVIGVPVKSAALNGLDSLLSIVQMPGGVPVATVAIGKAGATNAGLLAAQIVGTNDAEISRRLTERREATRKKVMEESELPHE from the coding sequence GTGGTTGCACCGATTGTAGGAGTTATCATGGGAAGTACTTCTGATTGGGAAACAATGAAGGAAGCTTGCCACATACTAGAGGAGATGCAGATTCCATATGAAAAGCAGGTAGTTTCTGCTCATCGTACGCCTGATCTTATGTTTACGTATGCAGAGACTGCTCAAGAGAGAGGCTTGAAGGTGATTATTGCTGGGGCCGGTGGAGCAGCTCATCTTCCGGGAATGGTAGCGGCTAAGACCATTCTTCCTGTCATCGGTGTACCAGTAAAATCAGCCGCTTTAAACGGATTAGATTCTTTATTATCGATCGTGCAGATGCCAGGGGGCGTTCCGGTTGCTACCGTAGCGATTGGCAAGGCTGGGGCTACGAATGCTGGTTTGCTAGCAGCTCAAATCGTCGGGACGAATGACGCGGAGATAAGTCGGCGTTTAACCGAACGAAGAGAAGCTACACGAAAAAAGGTTATGGAAGAGAGCGAGTTGCCCCATGAATAA
- a CDS encoding iron-containing alcohol dehydrogenase, with translation MYPFQVQFPTHIYFGVGELAHVGTKARALGTKALLVTGGRSAKSTGLLAKVEQLLQAAKLPYQLFDQVEPNPRTSTVDRGGQLARETNCDFVIALGGGSVMDAAKAIAAVALSGRSSYEYLRGNPQNTAKELVPVTEALPLLTIPTVAATGSEANNITVLTHWETHEKSSFSGPALFPKVAILDPSLTYTVPARVTAESSADIFSHLFEEYLVGPNDAHVQDGVTEALIRLVVQFSTVAIAEPHNEEARSTLLWASTLGISPFARAGRNAGYPLHKIEHPLSGHFDMSHGRGLAILSLPYFEQFVAIDRPERLARLGRQCFQVTAESDQTAAQATIQAVAHWYQQMGITQRLSDFGISHEDLPRLAHEAIRTGGGVDHIPSTRALSADDVLRIYETCL, from the coding sequence ATGTACCCTTTCCAGGTTCAATTTCCCACTCACATCTACTTTGGAGTCGGTGAGCTTGCACATGTCGGTACGAAGGCACGTGCATTAGGAACAAAAGCTTTGTTGGTGACAGGCGGACGATCAGCCAAATCAACAGGACTATTAGCAAAGGTAGAACAGTTACTACAAGCTGCAAAACTACCTTACCAACTATTTGATCAGGTAGAACCAAATCCACGCACCTCCACCGTAGACCGCGGAGGACAGCTTGCCCGCGAAACAAACTGCGATTTCGTCATTGCACTTGGTGGCGGTTCTGTCATGGATGCAGCGAAAGCCATTGCTGCCGTAGCTCTGTCCGGTCGATCCAGTTATGAATATTTGCGTGGTAATCCTCAGAACACAGCCAAAGAACTGGTTCCCGTAACTGAAGCTCTACCTTTACTGACAATTCCCACTGTGGCGGCAACAGGCTCTGAAGCTAACAACATCACTGTACTAACTCACTGGGAGACCCATGAAAAAAGCTCCTTTTCAGGTCCAGCCCTATTCCCTAAAGTAGCTATTCTTGACCCATCTCTAACCTACACAGTCCCAGCTCGGGTGACAGCTGAGTCTTCTGCAGATATCTTTTCGCATTTATTTGAAGAATATTTGGTTGGTCCCAATGACGCTCATGTACAAGACGGCGTCACAGAAGCATTGATTCGTTTAGTCGTTCAGTTTTCTACGGTTGCTATCGCTGAACCTCATAACGAAGAAGCCCGCTCCACCTTATTGTGGGCAAGCACACTTGGCATTTCTCCATTTGCCCGAGCAGGTCGAAATGCAGGGTATCCACTACACAAGATCGAACATCCTTTAAGCGGACATTTCGATATGTCTCATGGACGTGGACTTGCTATCCTTTCCCTGCCATACTTCGAGCAGTTTGTAGCAATAGATCGCCCTGAGAGGCTCGCCCGTTTAGGACGACAGTGCTTCCAGGTAACAGCCGAATCTGATCAGACCGCAGCACAGGCTACCATCCAAGCTGTTGCTCATTGGTATCAGCAGATGGGAATTACTCAGCGCTTATCCGACTTTGGTATTTCTCACGAAGATTTGCCACGTCTGGCTCACGAGGCAATTCGTACCGGTGGAGGCGTTGACCACATTCCAAGTACAAGAGCGTTATCAGCTGATGACGTCCTTCGCATCTATGAGACTTGCTTATAG
- the purK gene encoding 5-(carboxyamino)imidazole ribonucleotide synthase, with amino-acid sequence MNKEKQIKPGSTIGLLGGGQLGRMISLAGRAMGYRFVVLDPTEDSPCGQVSDQQIVARYDDQLAARKLAQLSDVITYEFENVDAGVAAILEEEAFVPQGSKLLSITQHRVKEKTTLQACGLPVAPFRVVASAEDVRAAVVELGLPAVMKTATGGYDGKGQWVLRSFEEIEEAFSCLAKAKTELIVEKFVPFTKELSVIVARNVSGEIAVFPIAENIHRENILHQSIVPARIEREIQQRAERLAIELAEKLEMVGLLAVEMFLTEDGGLYINEMAPRPHNSGHYTMDACLTSQFEQHIRAISNLPLGSTKLLSPVVMVNILGEHVAPLFKKIDQLPKKAKLHLYGKQEAKEKRKMGHINLVAESVDVALQQAEKLGIWS; translated from the coding sequence ATGAATAAAGAAAAGCAGATCAAACCAGGTAGTACCATTGGCTTGTTAGGCGGAGGACAACTAGGAAGAATGATTTCACTCGCTGGTAGAGCGATGGGATATCGGTTTGTGGTGCTAGATCCTACAGAGGATTCACCATGTGGTCAAGTAAGCGATCAGCAAATCGTTGCTAGATATGATGATCAACTGGCAGCTCGTAAATTGGCACAACTTAGTGATGTGATTACGTATGAATTTGAGAACGTAGATGCTGGAGTAGCAGCCATTTTAGAAGAGGAAGCTTTTGTGCCACAGGGAAGTAAGCTATTAAGCATTACACAACATCGCGTTAAGGAGAAGACTACTCTTCAAGCCTGTGGTCTGCCTGTAGCACCATTCCGAGTCGTAGCTTCAGCAGAGGATGTACGAGCGGCTGTTGTGGAATTGGGTTTACCTGCTGTTATGAAGACAGCTACAGGAGGCTATGACGGTAAGGGGCAGTGGGTATTACGCTCTTTTGAAGAAATAGAAGAAGCTTTTTCATGTCTTGCAAAAGCTAAAACAGAACTGATCGTGGAAAAATTTGTCCCTTTCACCAAGGAGTTATCTGTTATCGTAGCTCGTAATGTATCAGGGGAAATAGCAGTCTTTCCTATAGCTGAAAATATTCATCGAGAAAACATTTTGCATCAGAGTATAGTCCCCGCTCGGATTGAAAGGGAGATTCAACAGCGAGCTGAGCGATTAGCCATTGAGTTGGCAGAAAAGCTGGAGATGGTTGGGTTACTTGCTGTGGAAATGTTTCTTACGGAGGATGGGGGGCTTTATATAAACGAGATGGCTCCGCGTCCGCACAATTCTGGTCATTATACAATGGATGCCTGCTTGACCTCGCAATTCGAGCAGCATATTCGAGCGATTAGTAACTTACCACTTGGCTCCACGAAGTTGCTTAGTCCGGTCGTTATGGTTAATATTTTAGGTGAGCATGTAGCACCTTTATTCAAAAAAATAGATCAACTACCCAAGAAAGCAAAATTGCATTTGTACGGGAAACAAGAGGCCAAGGAAAAACGAAAAATGGGTCACATAAATCTTGTTGCCGAATCGGTAGATGTAGCACTGCAACAGGCGGAAAAACTTGGAATATGGTCATAA
- the purQ gene encoding phosphoribosylformylglycinamidine synthase subunit PurQ — MRVAVIVFPGSNADVDMYNAVEDCMQVPVDYVWHSETDLSAYDVILLPGGFSYGDYLRCGAVARFSPVMEQVVKAAQEGKLIMGVCNGFQILLETGLLPGAILRNTSLTYRCKLSTLRVENNQTPFTNAFAKGERIEIPIAHGEGNYFCEEETLRSMQQNGQIVFRYDGENPNGSLDDIAGITNERGNVLGMMPHPERAVHSWMTSADGRTMFTSILNAWREKNGVTTYA, encoded by the coding sequence ATGAGAGTAGCTGTTATCGTATTTCCCGGCTCTAATGCAGATGTGGACATGTACAACGCAGTAGAAGATTGCATGCAGGTGCCTGTTGATTACGTATGGCACTCCGAAACAGATTTATCAGCTTACGATGTCATTCTTTTACCAGGAGGGTTCTCCTACGGTGACTACTTACGCTGTGGTGCAGTAGCCCGCTTCTCACCTGTTATGGAGCAAGTGGTTAAGGCGGCACAGGAAGGTAAATTAATTATGGGAGTCTGCAATGGTTTTCAAATCCTGTTAGAAACAGGCTTGTTACCGGGGGCTATTTTACGGAACACCTCGCTTACTTATCGCTGTAAATTGTCTACATTACGTGTAGAAAATAATCAGACTCCATTTACCAATGCATTTGCCAAAGGGGAGCGAATTGAAATCCCGATTGCGCATGGAGAGGGTAACTATTTCTGCGAAGAGGAAACATTAAGAAGTATGCAACAAAACGGACAGATTGTCTTTCGCTACGATGGAGAGAATCCAAATGGCTCCTTGGACGATATCGCAGGGATTACGAATGAACGCGGAAATGTACTTGGTATGATGCCACATCCAGAGCGTGCTGTGCATAGCTGGATGACATCAGCCGACGGTCGTACCATGTTTACCTCAATTCTGAATGCCTGGAGGGAAAAAAACGGTGTCACAACTTACGCATAA
- a CDS encoding aminopeptidase: MDSRINELASRLIRYSLDLQKGEKVLIENIGLQPALVKALVREAFAVGALPVVTVKDQEIMRSLIMGSSEEHMALFAKHELARMEDMDAYIGVRAFENVNEYSDIPEEKMGLYSRVYYSTVHLKERVPNKRWVVLRYPNKAMAQAANMSLEGFEDFYFSVCNLDYAKMSKAMDPLVELMNKTDRVRIVGPETDLRFSIKGIPTIKCDGKANIPDGECYTSPVRNSVEGTVYYNAKTNYHSTTFTDVKLTFKEGKIVEATSSNTALLNTILDTDEGARYIGEFAIGFNPHILQPMGDILFDEKIAGSFHFTPGNAYDIADNGNRSSIHWDLVQIQRPEYGGGEIWFDDVLIRKDGIFVLPELKGLNPENLV; the protein is encoded by the coding sequence ATGGATTCACGCATCAATGAACTTGCAAGTCGATTAATTCGTTACTCTCTCGATTTACAAAAAGGGGAAAAGGTGCTAATCGAAAATATTGGACTCCAGCCCGCATTAGTTAAAGCGCTGGTACGTGAAGCTTTTGCAGTAGGAGCTCTTCCTGTTGTCACTGTAAAAGATCAGGAAATTATGCGCTCCTTGATCATGGGCTCAAGCGAAGAGCACATGGCACTTTTTGCTAAGCATGAGTTAGCGCGCATGGAAGATATGGACGCATACATTGGGGTACGTGCCTTCGAAAATGTAAATGAGTACTCTGATATTCCAGAAGAGAAAATGGGGCTTTACTCCCGCGTTTATTACAGCACGGTTCATCTTAAAGAGCGCGTTCCAAATAAACGCTGGGTCGTACTTCGTTATCCAAACAAAGCTATGGCACAAGCTGCTAATATGAGCTTGGAAGGCTTTGAAGATTTCTACTTCTCCGTATGCAATCTGGACTATGCCAAAATGTCCAAAGCAATGGACCCATTAGTAGAATTGATGAACAAAACAGACCGGGTACGCATTGTGGGTCCAGAAACTGATCTACGATTCTCTATTAAAGGAATACCAACTATCAAATGCGATGGTAAAGCAAATATACCGGATGGTGAATGCTATACCTCTCCTGTACGTAATTCCGTTGAAGGTACTGTCTATTACAATGCAAAAACCAATTACCATAGTACGACCTTTACAGACGTGAAGCTCACGTTTAAAGAGGGCAAAATTGTTGAAGCTACTAGCAGTAATACAGCATTGCTAAACACGATTCTAGATACAGATGAAGGTGCCCGCTACATTGGGGAGTTTGCAATCGGCTTTAACCCTCACATCCTACAGCCAATGGGCGACATCTTGTTCGATGAAAAGATCGCGGGAAGCTTCCACTTTACACCTGGTAATGCCTATGATATCGCTGACAACGGTAACCGCTCCTCTATCCACTGGGATTTGGTACAAATCCAACGTCCTGAGTATGGCGGTGGCGAAATCTGGTTTGATGATGTATTGATTCGCAAGGATGGTATATTCGTCTTGCCTGAACTGAAAGGCTTGAATCCTGAGAATTTGGTCTAA
- the guaA gene encoding glutamine-hydrolyzing GMP synthase, with protein sequence MEKPLELVVVIDFGGQYNQLIARRVRDLGVYSELLPFNTPVEKIKELSPKGIIFSGGPASVYEEGAPQIDPAIFDLGVPILGICYGMQLMSQTLKGKVERAGKREYGKAEIRLENQHGLYSNWESSEVVWMSHTDKVVELPEGFVIDAVSDSCPIAAISHPERNLYGVQFHPEVRHTVKGHEFVSNFLFNICKCTGDWSMTTFIEDKIKDIRETVGNKNVLCALSGGVDSSVVAALIHRAIGDQLTCMFVDHGLLRKGEAESVMETFVGKFDMKVIKIDARDRFLNKLKGVTDPEQKRKIIGNEFIYVFDEEATKLTDMDFLAQGTLYTDIVESGTATAQTIKSHHNVGGLPEDMTFKLIEPLDTLFKDEVRKLGSELGLPDAIVWRQPFPGPGLGIRVLGEITEEKLEIVRESDAILREEIQKAGLDREIWQYFTALPDMKSVGVMGDARTYSYTVGIRAVTSIDGMTADWARIPWDILEKISVRIVNEVDNVNRIVYDVTSKPPATIEWE encoded by the coding sequence GTGGAAAAGCCGTTGGAATTAGTGGTAGTAATAGATTTTGGGGGGCAATATAACCAATTGATCGCAAGACGTGTACGTGATTTAGGCGTATACAGTGAGTTGTTGCCTTTCAATACGCCAGTGGAGAAAATTAAGGAGCTTAGCCCAAAAGGGATTATTTTCTCTGGAGGACCGGCTAGTGTATACGAAGAAGGAGCACCGCAAATTGACCCAGCGATTTTTGACTTAGGTGTACCTATCTTGGGTATTTGCTATGGAATGCAATTAATGTCCCAAACATTGAAGGGAAAAGTAGAACGTGCCGGTAAACGTGAATACGGAAAAGCGGAAATACGTCTTGAAAACCAACATGGTCTATATAGTAACTGGGAATCTTCTGAAGTAGTATGGATGAGCCATACTGATAAAGTAGTAGAATTGCCAGAGGGCTTCGTTATCGACGCAGTGAGCGACTCTTGCCCGATTGCTGCTATCAGTCATCCAGAGCGTAATCTATATGGTGTACAGTTCCACCCAGAAGTTCGTCATACCGTAAAAGGACATGAATTTGTAAGTAACTTCTTGTTCAATATTTGTAAGTGCACTGGCGACTGGAGCATGACTACATTTATTGAAGACAAAATCAAAGATATTCGTGAGACTGTTGGAAATAAAAACGTATTGTGTGCTTTGAGCGGCGGAGTTGATTCCTCTGTAGTAGCGGCTCTCATTCATCGTGCGATCGGTGATCAGTTAACGTGTATGTTTGTTGATCATGGTTTGTTGCGTAAAGGTGAAGCGGAAAGCGTAATGGAAACGTTCGTAGGCAAATTTGATATGAAAGTAATCAAAATTGATGCTCGTGACCGCTTCTTAAACAAATTAAAAGGTGTAACTGACCCAGAACAAAAACGTAAGATCATCGGTAACGAATTCATCTATGTATTTGATGAAGAGGCTACTAAGCTTACGGATATGGACTTCCTAGCTCAGGGTACACTTTATACGGACATTGTTGAGAGTGGGACAGCTACGGCTCAAACGATTAAATCTCACCACAATGTAGGCGGTCTACCAGAAGACATGACGTTTAAGCTAATCGAGCCTTTGGACACGTTATTCAAAGACGAAGTACGTAAACTGGGTTCAGAGCTAGGCCTACCTGATGCAATTGTATGGAGACAGCCTTTCCCAGGTCCAGGTCTTGGTATTCGTGTTTTAGGCGAGATTACTGAAGAGAAGTTAGAGATTGTTCGTGAATCTGATGCTATCCTGCGTGAAGAAATTCAAAAAGCTGGTTTGGATCGCGAAATTTGGCAATACTTCACTGCTTTGCCTGACATGAAGAGTGTAGGGGTAATGGGTGATGCACGTACGTACTCTTACACAGTAGGGATTCGTGCGGTAACATCTATCGACGGTATGACAGCCGACTGGGCTCGTATTCCATGGGATATACTAGAGAAAATCTCTGTACGTATTGTAAACGAAGTGGATAACGTAAACCGTATTGTGTACGATGTTACTTCTAAACCACCTGCAACTATTGAGTGGGAATAG
- the purS gene encoding phosphoribosylformylglycinamidine synthase subunit PurS, giving the protein MCKAVIYVTLRESVLDPQGHAIQGALHTLGFQQVKDARIGKYIELTLDTNDHQAAEKQVKEMCEKLLANTVIEEYRYELVELVEG; this is encoded by the coding sequence ATGTGTAAAGCTGTTATCTATGTTACCTTGCGTGAAAGCGTACTAGACCCTCAAGGGCATGCGATACAAGGAGCCCTTCATACCTTAGGATTTCAACAAGTAAAAGATGCTCGCATCGGAAAATATATCGAATTGACACTAGATACAAACGATCACCAAGCAGCCGAAAAGCAAGTGAAAGAGATGTGTGAAAAGCTACTAGCTAATACTGTCATTGAAGAATACCGCTACGAGCTGGTAGAACTGGTGGAGGGATAA
- the purB gene encoding adenylosuccinate lyase: MIERYTRPEMRAIWTEENKYKAWLEVEILACEAWAKLGVIPKEDVEKLWKNASFDVNRIYEIEQETRHDVVAFTRAVSETMEGDEKKWVHYGLTSTDVVDTALGYLIRQANEIIEKDIVDFIEVLKQKAIEHKDTVMMGRTHGVHAEPTTFGLKVALWYEEMKRNLARFRSARVEVEAGKMSGAVGTYANIDPYVEQHVCKKLGLTAASISTQTLQRDRHAEYMATLALIATSLDKFATEIRGLQKSEIREVEEAFAKGQKGSSAMPHKRNPIGSENISGLSRVIRGHMMSAYENVPLWHERDISHSSVERVILPDATQLLNYMLRRFMNIVKNLTVFPENMKRNMDRTFGLIYSQQVLLKLIDKGLSREKAYDTVQPRAMQAWEEQRSFKEIISVDETVKEMLTTEELEACFDYRYHLKHVDTIFVRLGLIEGR; encoded by the coding sequence ATGATTGAACGCTATACAAGACCAGAAATGCGCGCCATCTGGACAGAAGAAAATAAGTATAAGGCATGGCTAGAAGTAGAGATTTTGGCGTGTGAAGCATGGGCAAAGTTAGGGGTTATTCCAAAAGAAGATGTTGAAAAGCTATGGAAGAATGCTAGTTTTGATGTTAATCGTATTTATGAAATCGAACAAGAGACACGCCATGACGTAGTAGCCTTTACCCGTGCTGTCTCAGAAACGATGGAGGGCGATGAAAAAAAATGGGTTCACTATGGTCTAACCTCTACCGATGTAGTAGATACGGCACTTGGTTACCTGATTCGACAAGCAAACGAAATTATTGAAAAGGATATTGTGGATTTTATTGAAGTCTTAAAGCAGAAGGCGATTGAACATAAGGATACAGTCATGATGGGCCGTACACATGGAGTTCATGCTGAGCCAACTACTTTTGGTCTGAAGGTAGCACTATGGTATGAAGAGATGAAACGTAATTTGGCCAGATTCCGTTCTGCACGTGTGGAAGTAGAAGCGGGTAAAATGTCAGGGGCAGTTGGTACGTATGCAAATATTGATCCATATGTAGAGCAGCATGTATGTAAGAAGCTTGGTCTGACAGCAGCTTCAATCTCGACGCAAACCTTACAGCGCGATCGTCATGCAGAGTATATGGCTACGCTTGCGTTGATTGCTACTTCCTTAGACAAATTTGCTACTGAAATTCGGGGCTTACAAAAGAGTGAGATTCGTGAAGTGGAAGAGGCATTTGCAAAAGGTCAGAAGGGTTCTTCGGCGATGCCGCATAAACGCAACCCGATTGGCTCTGAGAACATCTCTGGACTTTCGCGTGTTATCCGTGGTCATATGATGTCTGCTTATGAGAATGTACCACTTTGGCATGAGCGTGATATCTCGCATTCTTCTGTAGAACGTGTTATTTTACCAGATGCAACACAACTACTTAACTATATGCTGCGTCGCTTTATGAACATCGTGAAGAACCTGACGGTGTTCCCTGAGAATATGAAACGCAACATGGATCGTACGTTTGGATTAATTTATTCTCAACAAGTATTGCTTAAATTGATTGATAAAGGCTTGAGCCGCGAAAAAGCTTATGACACGGTACAACCACGTGCGATGCAAGCGTGGGAGGAGCAACGTTCATTTAAAGAGATTATCAGTGTGGATGAAACGGTGAAGGAAATGCTGACCACAGAAGAGCTGGAGGCTTGCTTCGACTATCGCTACCATCTGAAGCATGTAGATACTATTTTTGTCCGTTTGGGATTGATTGAAGGTAGGTAA
- the purC gene encoding phosphoribosylaminoimidazolesuccinocarboxamide synthase encodes MEKREQLYEGKAKQVYLTSDPDVYWVAYKDDATAFNGEKKGTIVNKGRWNNQISAILFKALTEKGIANHFIRLLSETEQLVKKVDIIPLEVVVRNIAAGSLAKRLGWAEGVQLDEPIIEFYYKSDELGDPLINNDHIAILKIATVQELTVMKETALQVNEFLQEYMGARDILVVDFKLEFGRTSDGEVLLADEISPDTCRFWDAETMEKLDKDRFRRNLGNVEEAYQEMLKRLGGEVHV; translated from the coding sequence TTGGAAAAGCGCGAGCAGCTATATGAAGGAAAAGCGAAGCAGGTTTATCTTACTTCAGATCCAGATGTGTATTGGGTGGCTTATAAGGATGACGCCACTGCTTTTAATGGCGAGAAGAAAGGGACAATAGTGAATAAAGGAAGATGGAATAATCAGATTAGCGCGATTTTATTTAAGGCGTTGACTGAAAAAGGCATCGCCAATCATTTTATCCGCCTGTTATCTGAAACGGAGCAATTGGTTAAAAAGGTCGACATTATCCCGTTAGAAGTGGTTGTGCGTAACATTGCTGCCGGGTCCTTAGCCAAGCGTTTGGGGTGGGCTGAGGGCGTACAATTAGATGAACCAATCATAGAATTTTATTACAAAAGTGATGAACTAGGAGATCCGCTCATTAATAATGACCACATTGCTATTTTAAAGATTGCCACAGTTCAAGAACTAACGGTAATGAAAGAGACGGCTTTGCAGGTCAATGAATTTTTACAGGAATATATGGGTGCAAGAGACATACTTGTTGTTGATTTTAAATTAGAATTCGGCAGAACCTCAGATGGAGAGGTATTGTTAGCAGATGAGATATCACCGGACACCTGCCGTTTCTGGGATGCAGAGACGATGGAAAAGCTGGACAAGGATCGTTTTCGTCGCAACTTAGGAAACGTTGAAGAGGCGTATCAAGAAATGCTGAAACGATTAGGAGGAGAAGTTCATGTGTAA